From the Arctopsyche grandis isolate Sample6627 chromosome 11, ASM5162203v2, whole genome shotgun sequence genome, one window contains:
- the LOC143918963 gene encoding ADP-ribosylation factor-like protein 3 yields MGLLALLRKLRSTPEKELRLLLLGLDNAGKTTLLKKLASEDVTHITPTAGFNIKSVMSEGFKLNVWDIGGQRKIRPYWRNYFENTDVLIYVVDCSDKRRLEETSSELTELLTDEKLKGVPLLVYANKQDLPTALPASEIAQALGLHLLRDRTWQIQSCVAIEGSGVKEGMEWVCKNIGKK; encoded by the exons gGTCTCTTAGCACTTTTGCGAAAATTGCGATCCACCCCGGAAAAAGAACTACGATTGCTACTTTTAGGGCTCGACAATGCCGGTAAAACTACGCTGCTGAAGAAATTAGCTTCCGAGGATGTCACACACATCACGCCGACGGCCGGCTTCAATATCAAGTCGGTCATGTCTGAAGGCTTCAAATTAAACGTTTGGGATATAGGAGGTCAAAGGAAAATACGACCATATTGGAgaaattactttgaaaatacCGACGTGCTA ATCTACGTAGTTGATTGTTCTGATAAAAGACGATTAGAGGAGACCAGTTCAGAATTAACAGAGCTTTTGACTGATGAGAAATTAAAAGGTGTACCTCTACTTGTATATGCTAACAAACAAGATCTTCCTACag CATTGCCCGCTAGTGAAATCGCCCAAGCATTAGGTCTACATCTTTTAAGGGATCGGACATGGCAAATCCAATCGTGCGTTGCTATTGAAGGATCTGGTGTGAag gaaGGTATGGAGtgggtttgtaaaaatattggaaaaaaataa